The genomic region ACTGAAGGAATGATTTATGCCACCAAAACGAACATTTGATCAGGGTGATATTATTTGGGTTTCCCTGAATCCAACCCTCGGAACAGAAATGCAAGGTGATTCACGTCCCTGCCTCGTCCTCTCCCGTAAAGAATTCAATCGTCTCGGCAAAGCCTTGATCGCCCCCATTACTCAAGGCGGGGCTTATGAAAGAGATCTTGGCTTTGCAGTGCCTCTTTCAGGCACCAAAACCCAAGGTGCCGTTATTGTGAGTCAGGCACGGACACTGGATCTTCGGGCACGTAGTGCCAAATTCCAAGAAAAAGCGCCTCCAGAAGTCATCGCCGATGCGATAGCTCGCTTCGCAGCCATTATCGATCCCGACGACTAGACAACCAGGTTATAAGTGATCATGGACAGGCACAGCCCGTCTCGGTGGCCCGTTACCCAGGCCCTGTTCAGCGAGTGTGATGGGCAGCCACCCCAAAATCACTCCCCGTCAGCCCCCCGCCCCTCAATCAACGGCGACCGACCACCCCCTTCCGCATCCATCTGCACACTAATCCTCGGCGCCGCCACATCTATATATCGCTCTTCCATGTTGCGCTTCAGCAGCAGATTGAAAGCCCTCGACACATCCCACTGAAACTCCGGCTTCGTCCGCATGCGCATGCGCAATACTGGGCAGCCTTCCTCAAATGAGTGAATGCCCTGCATTTCCAGAGGCGACCAAATCAGCCACCGCATATCCGGCAATGTACGCAGCTCCTCAGCTGTCTCCATCATCAGAAGAATGGCATCATCAATGGGCAATTCACGGGGAATCCGAATCTTGAGTAGAGCGATACCAAACTGGCGCGACATGTTGTGAATGGAGCTGATTTTGCTGAAAGTGATGTGATGAACAACCCCCTCAAGATCCCTCAGGCGCACGGTGCGCAAGTTGAACCCCTCCACCGTTCCCATGAAAGTGTTGATCTCCACAAAATCGCCGACCGACATGGAGTCTTCAACCACAATAAACAGTCCAGTAATCAAATCCTGAACCAGCGTCTGAGCGCCAAAACCTACAGCCAGGCCGATAATACCTGCACCTGCCAGCAGCGGCGTTACATCGATACCTAAGGTTGACAAGCCGGCCAGCGTGGCAACGATCAAAATCGTTATCAGTAGGGTGTTCCGGGCAATGGGCAGAATGGTCTGGGCTCTTGCCGGGTTGATCCTTTTCTTGCGATCTCCGCCGTGCATCGCCCGGTCCAGGAGCTCATCTGCAAATATCCAAGTCAGGTTGGCAATCAAGCCTGTAAGAGTCACGCCGATTAGGCTGCCCGCCAGGGCGATGCTGATCGGCTGATTATCTCCCAGTCCCAATAGGGACAAATCCCATATCTGCAATATCAATTCAAAAAATACTAGCCACGCGGCTGTCTGTATCAATCGGTAGCCGAATCGCACCAGCCTGCGGCTAAACTTGCTAAGAGCCTGGTGGCTTGGGCGGCTCTCTTGAATGCCAATCAGCCCCTGCAGGGCAAGGGTCAGCGCAAGCAGCAAAGCGCAGATCATGGCCTTGCCCAGGGCAGCGTCGGCCTCTCCGCCATTAACAAACACCGCGGCCACAGATGCACTGATGGCCAATAGCAACGGGATATGCCAAAGCCGGGCCAGCAGCGCGGTCACTTCCCGCCATACGCCTTGGTTCGCCCGCTGTTTGTAGGGTCGGTTGCGAATCAGGTGAGTGACTGGGCGCCGGTTTCGAACAATCAGGAAAAAGCTCAGAAGAGCGGCGACTACGCTAAAGACCAGCGCCAGCGCACTGGCCAGCTCCGGGCCCAGCTGCGAGGTGAGTTCGGTGGTGCCCAGAGCGTCCTCAAGGGCGAAAAGTACCCCGATAATGAACAGGGGCAGCAGCATTCGCCGGCGCAGAATCAAAACGGCAGTCCGGCGGTGGCCGCTGGAAAAAATAGAAATCATCACATCAAACAGTGACGTCAGCGCTCGGGCGCTCAGGGCCGCGTAAGCCAGAATCAGTATGGTGGTTTGCGCACCTTCCGACATGCCAAACGTGGGTAGCCCCGCCAGTAGAGCGGTAAAGGTAATCAGCCAAGGCAAAATCCGCCGTACAAAGTGAGCTACCAACAACCATGGCCCAGGTTGCCGTGGCATTTGCAGTGGCCAGCCCCTCCATGCAAAAAACAGGCGTGCCAAACGAGTGAGGCCATAGACTGCAGCCATCCAAGCGATAAGCCCGGCGGTGGTCTCCGCGAGCACCCGAAACGATGCGCTGGCGAGCAGCTTTCCCGCCGCACTATAGGCATTGCGGAAATGCGTTTTCCACATACCCAGCGGGGTGCCTGCAGCGCTGTCTGCGTTGGCCGTCTCATCAAAGAAAACCGCCAGGGCGCCCAGCAACCCCTCGCCACCGGAAGCCTTTTGTGCCGCTTTTGAGGACTCTGCCTGCAGCCCCTGCTGAATGGACTTGAGTTGTTTTACCAGGGATTCCCGGCTCTCGTCGTCTTGCAGGGCCTGAATGGTTATCTCAAGAGACGCGCCAAGCTCCTCTGGAGAAGCTTCCTCTTTCTCTGACTCCCCGGAAAACCCGGGTATGCCGGGTAGGGATAAGGGCTGGCCTTGGGCAGTGCCAACGGCTGAAAACAGCAAGGCAAAGCCAAAAAGCAGTGCGATTAACCTCAAATCTCAACCTCTTCAAACAAATCCGGCACCTGTGCGTCCCAACCAAACTTCTCGTTGATCCGCTTGCGCATTATGTCACTGGCCAGCGTCTCGCCGTGGGTAACATACACTTTCTCCGGCGCAAGCGCTCCCTGCTCAAGCCACTGCAGCAACTCATTATAGTCACCGTGGGCGGAGAGCGAGCTCATATTGTGGATCTCGGCTTCAACCGGCCAGTAGTCTCCGTGAATTTTCACAGACTCTACGCCTGCCACTAGCCGGTCGCCCCGGGTGCCCGGTGCCTGAAAGCCAGCAAACACCACGCTGTTCCTATGGTTTGGCAGCAGGGTTTTCAAATGGTGCAGAACCCGGCCACCGGTGGCCATGCCACTGGCAGAGACAATCACGCAGGGCGTGCGCACGGAATCCAGTTTGATAGATTCATCCACGGTGCGAACGAATTCGGTATGGCTGTCGATCACTTCGCACTGGCTGGCGCTCAGCTTGTGCTCTTTATGATGCTTACAAAAAATCTCTGTGGCTTTGATGGCCATGGGGCTGTTCAGGTATACCGGCAGCTTGGGAATGCGCCCCTCGTTCATGATCTTGTGAATCACATAAAGCAGCATCTGGGCGCGGCCAACCGCAAAAGCCGGAATCAACACAATGCCGCCACGGCCCGCAGTGCGGGTGATGATGTCTGCCAGTTCGGTTTCCGGATCGGTACCCTCGTGTTCTCTGTCGCCGTAGGTGGATTCACACACCAGCACATCGGCTTTTTTGATGGGCTCCGGTGCGCGCATGATCAAATCATTCTGCCGGCCCACATCACCACTGAACACAACCGTGCGGTCATCGGCCTTATGGTGAACGTGCACGCAGGCAGAGCCCAGAATATGCCCGGCAGGCGTAAAGGTCACTTCAAAGCCTTTCACCGGCTCAAAGGTTTCGTGGTAGTGCAGGGGCTCAAAGTGCTCCAAGGCTTCCCAAGCATCCTTCACGCCGAACAGGGGCTCTGGGTGTTCGTGTTTCGAGAACTTCTTGCGATAAGCGTACCTGGCATCTTCTTCCTGCAGGTGGCCTGCATCCGGAAGCAGCACCTTACACAAATCGTAGGTGCCCTGGGTGCAGTAAATCTTGCCTTTAAAGCCGTTTTTCACCAGCGCTGGCAAGTAGCCGGTGTGGTCTATGTGAGCGTGGGTAAGAACCACCGCATCAATGGTGCTGGGGTCCACAGGAAACTCCGCCCAGTTCCTACGGCGTAACGTTTTAACGCCCTGGTACATGCCGCAATCAACCAATACGCGGTGTTTGTCATCGGATAACAGGTAACGCGAGCCGGTTACCGTGCCAGTGCCGCCGAGGAAGCGAAGTTTCATACACAAAACACCTTTTGAGTGATTGGGTTAGAGGGCGTCAGAGCGCGCCTGAAAAGGATTCACTCAGATTGCCTGAAAGCGGCACCACAAAAAAGGCTAAATGCGGTCTGCCCCTCTTATTTGATACAATGCAGGGATTCACGAAAAGCAGGACGCAAAGCATGCACTACAGCTCAATGCTCCCCGATGTGATCAGAATAGCGGACGAAGCCAGTACCAAAGTGCTTCATATCTACCAATCTGATTTCAAAGTGAGCTACAAGGAAGACGAGTCGCCCATCACAGCGGCGGATGTTGCAAGCCACGACATTATTGTAAAAGGCCTGCGTAACATAAGCCGGGATATTCCGATCCTCTCGGAGGAGGGCGCACAGGCCCCGTGGGAGGAGCGCAAACACTGGCGTCGGTTCTGGCTGGTTGACCCCATTGATGGCACCAAAGAATTTACCCAGCGCACCGGGGAATTCACCGTAAACATCGCGCTGATTGAAGACGGTGAGCCAGTCATGGGCGTTGTCACCGCGCCCGCTTTAAAAGAAGCGTTTTGGGGAATCAAAGGTGAGGGCGCCCACAAGCGTGACCGAGCCGGGCAAGTTCGCCGCGTCCGCGTGGCGCAGCCCCAAGCAACCAAGCGCGTAGTCGCCAGCAAAAACCACCTGAATGACGAAACCCGCGCCTTCATCGAAACCCTAGGTGCGCACAAAACAATTCAAGCCGGCAGCTCTCTTAAATTCTGCCGAATAGCAGAAGGCCATGCAGACATCTACCCGCGCATGGGCCCCACCAGCGAGTGGGATACAGCCGCAGCCCACGCAGTGCTGCTTGCCGCTGGTGGTAATGTGTACGCCTTGGATGGCAAACCCCTGCGATACGGCAAAGAGAATGTGCTAAACCCGTATTTTGTTGCAGCAGGAAACGGGTATGTTCCGCGCCCATGACTTGGTACGCACTTCAACATAAGCCTGCACAAGGCGATCGCGCCGTGGTGAACCTGCAAAATCAGGACGTCACCTGTTTCTACCCGAAAATCCAGATAGAAAAAATCAAAGCCGGAAAACGCACCCAAAAGCTTGAGGCGCTTTTCCATGGCTATATGTTCGTTAAGCTAGAACAAACCGACCCCAACTGGGCAAAACTCCGCTCAACCCGCGGCGTACTTCGGGTTGTAAGCTTTGCCAACAAACCCGCCGGCATCTCAGACGACGTTATCCAGCAGATAAAAGACAGTCTCGATTCCGTCACACAGCAGGGCGGGCTCAAATCTGGCGAGGCGGTTCAACTAGGCGAGGGGCCTTTTGAGGGCATTAATGCCGTTTTTCAGGCATACGATGGAGAAGAGCGGGCCATCGTGCTGATCAACTTCATGCAAAAGCAACAGCGGGTGAAAGTGCCAGTGTCGTCACTAAAATAGCCCCTCGCCCCTTGCGGGAGAGGGGTTGGGGCGGTCCGACGCTTCGGGAGGGGTGCAGTTAACCCACAAATCAGCGCACCCCAATCCTTTAACAATTCTTAACGGCCGTAAGCCTCTAAAAGCCCATGCCACACCTTTTGGCACTTGCTTGTCTCGTATGATGGCGTAAAATCGCCACGCTTCAGACACGGAACATTCACACACTGACAGGTATGCAGTTGGGAGCGTATCTTCTCCTCTTGGCATTTCCCCTGTCATTGCCGGCAAATTATTTCTATGACCTTAAAGCACTGGACCCTGGTCGGTGGGGCGGTAGCGTGCCTGGCCAGCTTTTATACGGCAGCAGCGCCTTGGCTCGAGCCAGGCGACGCACGTGCACGATTTGCCGTGCAGAAGCTTGCAGACCGTGGCCACCTGTCACGGCCGGTCACCAGTTG from Marinobacter sp. LV10R510-11A harbors:
- a CDS encoding type II toxin-antitoxin system PemK/MazF family toxin; its protein translation is MPPKRTFDQGDIIWVSLNPTLGTEMQGDSRPCLVLSRKEFNRLGKALIAPITQGGAYERDLGFAVPLSGTKTQGAVIVSQARTLDLRARSAKFQEKAPPEVIADAIARFAAIIDPDD
- a CDS encoding mechanosensitive ion channel family protein, translated to MRLIALLFGFALLFSAVGTAQGQPLSLPGIPGFSGESEKEEASPEELGASLEITIQALQDDESRESLVKQLKSIQQGLQAESSKAAQKASGGEGLLGALAVFFDETANADSAAGTPLGMWKTHFRNAYSAAGKLLASASFRVLAETTAGLIAWMAAVYGLTRLARLFFAWRGWPLQMPRQPGPWLLVAHFVRRILPWLITFTALLAGLPTFGMSEGAQTTILILAYAALSARALTSLFDVMISIFSSGHRRTAVLILRRRMLLPLFIIGVLFALEDALGTTELTSQLGPELASALALVFSVVAALLSFFLIVRNRRPVTHLIRNRPYKQRANQGVWREVTALLARLWHIPLLLAISASVAAVFVNGGEADAALGKAMICALLLALTLALQGLIGIQESRPSHQALSKFSRRLVRFGYRLIQTAAWLVFFELILQIWDLSLLGLGDNQPISIALAGSLIGVTLTGLIANLTWIFADELLDRAMHGGDRKKRINPARAQTILPIARNTLLITILIVATLAGLSTLGIDVTPLLAGAGIIGLAVGFGAQTLVQDLITGLFIVVEDSMSVGDFVEINTFMGTVEGFNLRTVRLRDLEGVVHHITFSKISSIHNMSRQFGIALLKIRIPRELPIDDAILLMMETAEELRTLPDMRWLIWSPLEMQGIHSFEEGCPVLRMRMRTKPEFQWDVSRAFNLLLKRNMEERYIDVAAPRISVQMDAEGGGRSPLIEGRGADGE
- a CDS encoding MBL fold metallo-hydrolase, producing MKLRFLGGTGTVTGSRYLLSDDKHRVLVDCGMYQGVKTLRRRNWAEFPVDPSTIDAVVLTHAHIDHTGYLPALVKNGFKGKIYCTQGTYDLCKVLLPDAGHLQEEDARYAYRKKFSKHEHPEPLFGVKDAWEALEHFEPLHYHETFEPVKGFEVTFTPAGHILGSACVHVHHKADDRTVVFSGDVGRQNDLIMRAPEPIKKADVLVCESTYGDREHEGTDPETELADIITRTAGRGGIVLIPAFAVGRAQMLLYVIHKIMNEGRIPKLPVYLNSPMAIKATEIFCKHHKEHKLSASQCEVIDSHTEFVRTVDESIKLDSVRTPCVIVSASGMATGGRVLHHLKTLLPNHRNSVVFAGFQAPGTRGDRLVAGVESVKIHGDYWPVEAEIHNMSSLSAHGDYNELLQWLEQGALAPEKVYVTHGETLASDIMRKRINEKFGWDAQVPDLFEEVEI
- the cysQ gene encoding 3'(2'),5'-bisphosphate nucleotidase CysQ — encoded protein: MHYSSMLPDVIRIADEASTKVLHIYQSDFKVSYKEDESPITAADVASHDIIVKGLRNISRDIPILSEEGAQAPWEERKHWRRFWLVDPIDGTKEFTQRTGEFTVNIALIEDGEPVMGVVTAPALKEAFWGIKGEGAHKRDRAGQVRRVRVAQPQATKRVVASKNHLNDETRAFIETLGAHKTIQAGSSLKFCRIAEGHADIYPRMGPTSEWDTAAAHAVLLAAGGNVYALDGKPLRYGKENVLNPYFVAAGNGYVPRP
- the rfaH gene encoding transcription/translation regulatory transformer protein RfaH, giving the protein MTWYALQHKPAQGDRAVVNLQNQDVTCFYPKIQIEKIKAGKRTQKLEALFHGYMFVKLEQTDPNWAKLRSTRGVLRVVSFANKPAGISDDVIQQIKDSLDSVTQQGGLKSGEAVQLGEGPFEGINAVFQAYDGEERAIVLINFMQKQQRVKVPVSSLK